A part of Molothrus aeneus isolate 106 chromosome 10, BPBGC_Maene_1.0, whole genome shotgun sequence genomic DNA contains:
- the PTX3 gene encoding pentraxin-related protein PTX3 translates to MLPRELLSLLTLLCAFRASGSVVGEDDDYELMYVNLDNEIEGPAPATEEAASCDCQREHSKWDKLFIMLENSQMKENMMLQALDELPRPELQTLKAELSQLATTLAGTVATVTSRVVSQVEQALLRSRDQAEEARRLQESEQGKVLEHVLQLSHNVSARLGWLESAWRRRTEEQAQQTALQQDKQHGSTGDSLILSSLWKELQQTRAELRASQQWAAQHLLPAGCETAILFPMRSRKIFGSVHPTSGMTLSSFTACIWLKVTEALDKTIVFSYGTRFNPYEIQLYLSRASAVLAVGSAQHKLAATNVVVPGKWLHLCGSWSSENGSASLWAQGELAASAWHVAGAHTIPDGGILQLGQEKNGCCVGGGFDEALAFSGKLTGFNLWDRVLSPAEVTAQSTGDTCGTRGNVVGWGVTEVLPYGGAQYVS, encoded by the exons ATGCTGCCCCgagagctcctgtccctgctcacgctgctctgtgctttcagGGCTTCTGGCTCTGTGGTGGGTGAAGACGATGACTACGAGCTCATGTACGTGAACCTGGATAATGAAATCGAAGGTCCAGCTCCTGCGACTGAGGAAG CTGCTTCGTGCGACTGCCAGCGGGAGCACAGCAAGTGGGACAAGCTGTTCATCATGCTGGAGAACTCGCAGATGAAGGAGAACATgatgctgcaggctctggatgAGCTGCCCAGGCCGGAGCTGCAGActctgaaggcagagctgagccagctgGCCACCACCCTGGCGGGCACCGTCGCCACCGTCACCTCGCGCGTGGTGTCCCAGGTGGAGCAGGCgctgctgaggagcagggacCAGGCTGAGGAggccaggaggctgcaggagtcGGAGcaagggaaggttctggagcACGTCCTGCAGCTGAGCCACAACGTGTCGGcgaggctgggctggctggagaGCGCCTGGCGCCGCAGGACCgaggagcaggcacagcaaacagccctgcagcaggacaaaCAGCACGGCAGCACCGGGGACAGCCTCATCCTGAGCTCGctctggaaggagctgcagcagaccCGGGCTGAGCTCAGGGCGTCACAGCAATGGGCAGCTCAgcacctgctgccagcag GCTGTGAAACCGCCATTCTGTTCCCCATGCGCTCGAGGAAGATCTTTGGGAGCGTGCACCCGACCTCTGGAATGACCCTGAGCTCCTTCACTGCCTGCATCTGGCTCAAGGTGACCGAGGCCTTGGACAAAACCATCGTCTTCTCCTACGGAACCAGGTTCAACCCCTACGAGATCCAGCTGTACCTGAGCCGGGCCTCGGCCGTGCTGGCcgtgggcagtgcccagcacaagCTGGCTGCCACCAACGTGGTGGTTCCTGGCAAGTGGCTCCACCTGTGCGGCTCCTGGAGCTCGGAGAACGGATCTGCCTccctgtgggcacagggggagctggcagccagtgcCTGGCACGTGGCCGGGGCCCACACCATCCCCGACGGGGGCatcctgcagctgggccaggagaAGAACGGCTGCTGCGTGGGAGGGGGCTTCGACGAAGCTCTGGCCTTCTCGGGGAAGCTGACTGGCTTTAACCTGTGGGACCGAGTGCTCAGCCCCGCCGAGGTGACAGCCCAGAGCACGGGGGACACCTGTGGCACCCGGGGCAACGTGGTGGGCTGGGGGGTCACCGAGGTGCTGCCCTATGGAGGGGCCCAGTACGTGTCCTAA